The nucleotide window CGCGTAGGCACAATGAAAAGTGTGATGTTTGAGCCAGGCGGCTATCACTTGATGATCTTCAATCCCGAGCAATCATTCAAACAAGGCGAGCGTTTTCCGATGACGCTTGAATTTAGAAACGCAGGAAAAGTAGACATAGAACTCGCTGTCGAAGCAAACAGTCATACTCATTCACATTAATAATAAAGGAGCCTTTCGATTGGGAAGGCTCCTTATATTCCACTTGGCGAGTCCATCTATTCTCATCAGAACAAAAAGCCCGACGCTACAAAATCACGTGGGGAATATAACGCGCCATATCCTGAGTGACTAAATTGCTGTCCTCACGAATCGAGATACCCGCCGCTCGGTCGTTGACCAGCCAGCTGCCGATTAATGTATGACTGTGTCCAAATTTCGGTAAAGGATGGTATTGCTGAACAATGTTTTTGCTCGATTCATAAGGTCCAGGCGTTTTCACCACGCGCTGACCATTTTTTACGATCTCGATATTCGCCCCTTCACGGGAAAACAGCGGTTTAATCACATAGTCTTTTAAGCTTGCCGCTTTGGGATCAGCGGCAAAATAGGCGGGCAGTAAATTGGGGTGATTAGGAAAGCGTTGCCAAAGTAATGGCAGCAAAGCTTTATTCGAAAGAATGGACTTCCACATCGGTTCTAACCAGTTGACATTCGAGGTTGAGAGATAAGAGCTGTATGCATCCTCAAACATAAATTCCCAAGGGTAGAGTTTGAACATCCAGCGAATCGCTCGGTTGTCCGCATCAACAAACATCCCCTCTTCCGTCACGCCAATATCTTCAACGTAGACAAAAGCCGTTGATAACCCGGCCTCACGTGCGCAGTCTTCAAGATATTGAACGGTGCCTTTGTCTTCTTCGGTATATTTGCAGCAGCTAAAGTGCAGCGTTTGTCCCGGCTGTAGCTTGGCAATCTCAGCGAAGCGCTCGATAAGGAAGTCTTGCAGTATATTAAATTGGTCTGCGCTTTGGTGAATACGCCCTTTATTCACCACATCTTCTAACCACACCCACTGCCAAAATCCAGTTTCGAACAGGGATGTCGGCGTGTCAGCATTGTTTTCTAGCAACTTGGCTGGTCCTGAGCCGTTGTAGGCGAAATCCATTCGTGAATAGAGGGACGGTTCATTGCGTTTCCATGAGGAAGCGACCTGAGACCACATGGCTTCAGGAATTGCACATTGCGTCAGCAATCGTTCACTGCGCACCACTTGGTCAACAATTTCAAGACACATCTGGTGCAGCTCTTCAGTGGGATCTTCAAGATCCTGTTCGATCTGCGCCAGAGTAAACTGATAATACGCGGTCTCGTCCCAGTAAGGCTGGTCGTACATGGAATGGAAGCCAAAACCAAACTGGCGTGCTAGTTCACGCCAGTTTTCTCTTTCTTGAATTTCTCTTCGAAACATAGTGTCAGTTAACCGCCGCGACTACCGGAAACCGCTTTGCCAAAGCCGCCTCGGGACATAGCACGTCCAATTGTACCGCCGCCGCTTTTGTTCAATCGGCTGCTCGCTACTTGTGTCGGTTGGTTGCGATACGAGCCATAGAACTGCCCTGCTCCGTTGTAGTATTTCGACTTATAACGATACATTGGCTCGGAATAGTAGCTCTTGTTGTACCCGCTCAAGTTGCTAAGAGCACGACTGAAAAAGAAACCACTGACAAAGGGAACATAGGAGTGATAGCGAGAACTGTAATAGCAGTCATCTTGGTAGAAGTCGTTCTCACACTCATGCTCTGTGGTATAGCGTGGCGCGTTCTGCTCCGCTCTTGCCATCGCTTCCTGATAGGCAATCTCACATTGCTCGCTGAACCCAGGTTCCGATGACTTGCACTCATCGGCATCAAGATAGATAGCACCTTCGGTCGTTGACTCCTGTGTCGCAAGGTAGAATATACCACCAAAGGCCGCAAACGGGATAAGTCGGCTGATTTTAAAGCGCTTATCCATGGATGAACGTTTAACGTTAGAGCTGCGTTTCATCGTTCCTCCTAATACGTCATGCAGGCGGAATTAAGTACACCCACAGAAACGGATACTGCGGCAAGCACGATACCCGCGGGTACCTCGTTGTTTTCAATCCGCTCTGATACTTTTGGCATCAGAATAAAACGAACAATACCAAACGCAATAAGCTGAGCTAATAACGCGACAACGCCCCAAACCATAAAATCAATGATGCTGACTGAGTTTTTCGCCGCGCCTGCAATTGCCAGACAGTAACCAAGAAAAGCACCACTTAACGCCACCGCTGCCGCGGTATTTTGCTCTTCTTTGATAAGTTGCCATTCATCATAAGGGGTCAGTTTTATATAGACGAACTTGAACGCCAAAACGAAAACAATCGACACTGAAAAATAGAGTAAGAAATAAGGAAAGCCCGCTAACAGGTCTGCGATGATGTGCATTATTTGTCCTTGGTCATTTGGTTCCATGCAAAATCTTCAATACGTTCATCTGCGATATAAAAAAGTTTGCTGTTTGG belongs to Vibrio sp. STUT-A11 and includes:
- a CDS encoding glutathionylspermidine synthase family protein produces the protein MFRREIQERENWRELARQFGFGFHSMYDQPYWDETAYYQFTLAQIEQDLEDPTEELHQMCLEIVDQVVRSERLLTQCAIPEAMWSQVASSWKRNEPSLYSRMDFAYNGSGPAKLLENNADTPTSLFETGFWQWVWLEDVVNKGRIHQSADQFNILQDFLIERFAEIAKLQPGQTLHFSCCKYTEEDKGTVQYLEDCAREAGLSTAFVYVEDIGVTEEGMFVDADNRAIRWMFKLYPWEFMFEDAYSSYLSTSNVNWLEPMWKSILSNKALLPLLWQRFPNHPNLLPAYFAADPKAASLKDYVIKPLFSREGANIEIVKNGQRVVKTPGPYESSKNIVQQYHPLPKFGHSHTLIGSWLVNDRAAGISIREDSNLVTQDMARYIPHVIL
- a CDS encoding DUF1190 domain-containing protein; its protein translation is MKRSSNVKRSSMDKRFKISRLIPFAAFGGIFYLATQESTTEGAIYLDADECKSSEPGFSEQCEIAYQEAMARAEQNAPRYTTEHECENDFYQDDCYYSSRYHSYVPFVSGFFFSRALSNLSGYNKSYYSEPMYRYKSKYYNGAGQFYGSYRNQPTQVASSRLNKSGGGTIGRAMSRGGFGKAVSGSRGG
- a CDS encoding DUF350 domain-containing protein produces the protein MHIIADLLAGFPYFLLYFSVSIVFVLAFKFVYIKLTPYDEWQLIKEEQNTAAAVALSGAFLGYCLAIAGAAKNSVSIIDFMVWGVVALLAQLIAFGIVRFILMPKVSERIENNEVPAGIVLAAVSVSVGVLNSACMTY